One genomic segment of Nocardioides cavernaquae includes these proteins:
- a CDS encoding DUF3107 domain-containing protein encodes MEVKIGIQNVVRELVIETNETVEAIEKLVAGAMADGGVLTITDGKGRHIAVPGASLAYVDFGGGVAGHVGFRS; translated from the coding sequence ATGGAGGTCAAGATCGGTATCCAGAACGTCGTCCGCGAGTTGGTCATCGAGACCAACGAGACGGTCGAGGCGATCGAGAAGCTGGTCGCGGGCGCCATGGCCGACGGCGGCGTGCTCACGATCACCGACGGCAAGGGGCGCCACATCGCCGTCCCCGGCGCCTCCTTGGCGTACGTCGACTTCGGCGGCGGGGTCGCCGGCCACGTCGGCTTCCGCTCCTGA
- a CDS encoding TetR/AcrR family transcriptional regulator, translating to MTIEQRPDLDAARPRGGRLPRKARRAQLLESALEVFAAQGYHAAAMDDIAVRAGVSKPVLYQHFPGKLDLYLALLEVSCDTIIHNCRQALLSTQDNKQRVAATMDVFFDYVASETGAFRLVFESDLTNEPSVREQVERVTTECAELITQVIAEDTGLPAEASHLLAVALVGMAQVSARYWLADESTTPREKAAALIAGLAWRGIGGYPRHD from the coding sequence ATGACCATCGAGCAGCGGCCCGATCTAGACGCCGCCCGCCCCCGTGGTGGTCGCCTGCCGCGCAAGGCGCGCCGGGCCCAGCTCCTCGAGTCCGCCCTCGAGGTCTTCGCTGCCCAGGGCTACCACGCTGCCGCCATGGATGACATCGCCGTGCGCGCGGGTGTGTCCAAGCCGGTGCTCTACCAGCACTTCCCCGGCAAGCTGGACCTCTACCTCGCCCTGCTCGAGGTCTCCTGCGACACGATCATCCACAACTGCCGCCAGGCGCTGCTCTCCACCCAGGACAACAAGCAGCGCGTCGCCGCCACGATGGACGTCTTCTTCGACTACGTCGCCTCCGAGACCGGTGCCTTCCGCCTGGTCTTCGAGTCCGACCTGACCAACGAGCCCAGCGTGCGCGAGCAGGTCGAGCGGGTCACCACCGAGTGCGCCGAGCTGATCACCCAGGTGATCGCCGAGGACACCGGCCTTCCGGCCGAGGCGTCCCACCTGCTCGCCGTCGCCCTGGTCGGCATGGCGCAGGTCAGTGCCCGCTACTGGCTGGCCGACGAGTCGACGACCCCGCGCGAGAAGGCCGCCGCCCTGATCGCGGGCCTGGCCTGGCGCGGCATCGGTGGCTACCCCCGCCACGACTGA
- a CDS encoding immune inhibitor A domain-containing protein, whose protein sequence is MKKLVTGLGAGTAGLSIGLALALSPVQSAAAQDTTAAQAERHQAHREDNRPGPLTARQERLKQKALTMLDNGSRRAKAQPEGGSTVQLDADSFVEFPTDKQEKVWTVLSQFGTQTAGKYGRTPGPLHNQIAQPDRARDNSTIWTQDFSQAHYDEMFNGSGESFADYYAKLSGGKYTAINTVEDWTTVPYNGQYYGANPREDEGGSWDFITDSVNSWYAGQVAAGKTPAEIDAYLAQFDEWDRYDHDSDGDFNEADGYIDHFQAVHAGEGEEAGGGSLGEDAIWSHRWYVDGNLYGQTGPTVGGPEPVANLLGGTRVGDSKYFIGDYTVEPENGGLGVFAHEFGHDLGLPDYYDTAGGENGTAFWTLMSSGSWLNHGTEDIGSVPGLMGPEEKLYLGWLDYAEVSPGQSGSYQLSPSQNTVDGQEQAVKVNLPDAVTTTSYTTPPEGTHAWWTGRGDQLNNKLTREVPAAGRVTVKADVWHQIEAGYDYLYAEWSTDGGATWNRTGTPIDGASRGWVTKRWSYNAGGQPSLFRFRYQTDGGVNEAGAFVDSIVVGAGTAYSFADGAEAGNNGWTPQGFTISTGSESNTSPRYYLIENRQYVGYDATLETGPYQFSEAVTRPDWVEHFSFQDGMLVWYVDGSYADNNVSAHPGAGSAMVVDARPLSLTYPDGTRPSNRRQPFDATFGLQPVDPVCLHKQVADTSAAGYSTYAACATDLAAKPTFDDSDPLAYWSSVNPQNSVKVAGHGVTATVTGETGGVLSVAVANPAS, encoded by the coding sequence GTGAAGAAGCTCGTAACCGGCCTCGGAGCCGGCACGGCAGGACTGTCGATCGGACTTGCACTGGCGCTCAGCCCGGTCCAGTCCGCAGCGGCACAGGACACGACAGCGGCCCAGGCAGAGCGGCACCAGGCACACCGGGAGGACAACCGTCCGGGGCCCCTCACGGCCCGGCAGGAGAGGCTGAAGCAGAAGGCCCTCACGATGCTCGACAACGGCTCGCGGCGTGCCAAGGCGCAGCCGGAGGGCGGCTCCACGGTCCAGCTCGATGCTGACTCGTTCGTCGAGTTCCCGACCGACAAGCAGGAGAAGGTCTGGACGGTGCTCAGCCAGTTCGGCACCCAGACCGCCGGCAAGTACGGCCGCACGCCGGGCCCGCTGCACAACCAGATCGCGCAGCCGGACCGCGCCAGGGACAACTCGACCATCTGGACGCAGGACTTCTCCCAGGCGCACTACGACGAGATGTTCAACGGCTCCGGCGAGTCCTTCGCCGACTACTACGCCAAGCTCTCCGGCGGGAAGTACACCGCGATCAACACCGTCGAGGACTGGACCACGGTCCCCTACAACGGGCAGTACTACGGCGCCAACCCACGTGAGGACGAGGGCGGCTCGTGGGACTTCATCACCGACTCCGTCAACAGCTGGTACGCCGGGCAGGTCGCGGCCGGCAAGACACCGGCCGAGATCGACGCCTACCTGGCGCAGTTCGACGAGTGGGACCGCTACGACCACGACAGCGACGGCGACTTCAACGAGGCCGACGGCTACATCGACCACTTCCAGGCGGTCCACGCCGGGGAGGGCGAGGAGGCCGGTGGCGGCAGTCTCGGCGAGGACGCGATCTGGTCCCACCGGTGGTACGTCGACGGCAACCTCTACGGCCAGACCGGTCCGACGGTCGGCGGCCCCGAACCTGTTGCCAACCTGCTCGGCGGCACCCGCGTGGGTGACTCGAAGTACTTCATCGGCGACTACACCGTCGAGCCGGAGAACGGCGGCCTCGGCGTCTTCGCCCACGAGTTCGGCCACGACCTCGGCCTGCCCGACTACTACGACACCGCCGGCGGCGAGAACGGCACCGCCTTCTGGACGCTCATGTCGTCCGGATCCTGGCTCAACCACGGCACCGAGGACATCGGCTCCGTGCCCGGCCTGATGGGGCCCGAGGAGAAGCTCTACCTGGGCTGGCTCGACTACGCCGAGGTCTCCCCCGGGCAGTCCGGCAGCTACCAGCTCTCCCCCTCGCAGAACACCGTCGACGGGCAGGAGCAGGCGGTCAAGGTGAACCTCCCGGACGCGGTCACGACGACGTCGTACACGACGCCGCCGGAGGGCACGCACGCCTGGTGGACCGGCCGTGGCGACCAGCTCAACAACAAGCTGACCCGCGAGGTGCCGGCTGCGGGCCGGGTCACGGTGAAGGCGGACGTCTGGCACCAGATCGAGGCCGGCTACGACTACCTGTACGCCGAGTGGTCCACCGACGGTGGCGCCACCTGGAACCGCACCGGCACCCCGATCGACGGGGCCTCGCGCGGCTGGGTCACGAAGCGCTGGTCCTACAACGCCGGTGGCCAGCCGTCGCTGTTCCGGTTCCGCTACCAGACCGACGGTGGCGTCAACGAGGCCGGCGCGTTCGTCGACAGCATCGTCGTCGGTGCCGGCACGGCGTACTCGTTCGCTGATGGTGCCGAGGCAGGCAACAACGGCTGGACACCCCAGGGCTTCACGATCAGCACGGGCTCGGAGAGCAACACGTCGCCGCGCTACTACCTGATCGAGAACCGCCAGTACGTCGGCTACGACGCGACCCTGGAGACCGGGCCGTACCAGTTCAGCGAGGCCGTCACCCGGCCCGACTGGGTGGAGCACTTCAGTTTCCAGGACGGCATGCTGGTCTGGTACGTCGACGGCTCCTACGCCGACAACAACGTCAGTGCCCACCCGGGCGCGGGCAGTGCGATGGTGGTCGACGCCCGGCCGCTCTCGCTGACCTACCCCGACGGCACGCGTCCGTCCAACCGGCGCCAGCCGTTCGACGCGACCTTCGGGCTCCAGCCGGTCGACCCGGTCTGCCTGCACAAGCAGGTCGCCGACACCTCGGCCGCTGGCTACTCGACGTACGCCGCATGTGCGACCGACCTGGCGGCCAAGCCGACCTTCGACGACAGCGACCCGCTGGCGTACTGGTCGTCGGTGAACCCGCAGAACTCGGTCAAGGTCGCCGGTCACGGTGTCACCGCGACCGTCACCGGCGAGACCGGCGGGGTCCTGTCTGTGGCCGTGGCGAATCCCGCCAGCTGA